In one Oscillospiraceae bacterium genomic region, the following are encoded:
- a CDS encoding site-specific integrase has translation MPRRKKVIPKYGTVILNGTEYYRTRIEDADGKRVALYGKTPEELFDKVEEAKRQIEEAVFRRSTPTVAEYCEKWLQMQSAHIRVTTLTDYTSKVKNYIIAPLGSRYMAAVTADDVKLALVPASKKSNSVYRSVHMLFKAIFNSAVESNIIYHSPCEKISAKGGTPQKDRNALSDEQVSKLLAAIKGLPPYVFVMLGLYAGLRREEILGLKWDCVFLDAEAPYLSVRRAWHSEHNRPVILTELKTKAAKRDIPLPDNLAECLREAKKTATSEYVVANSDGGPLSYTQFKRVWQYIVTRSTKERTYVRYINGQKIVRSVTPVLGEKAGHNGKVVYSLDFQVTPHQLRHTYITNLIYASVDPKTVQYLAGHENSKVTMDIYAKVKYNKPEQLLTVVNDAFGQTNQTAS, from the coding sequence ATGCCCCGCAGGAAAAAAGTCATTCCCAAGTACGGTACTGTTATTCTTAACGGGACCGAGTATTATAGGACGCGAATTGAAGATGCTGACGGTAAGCGGGTTGCCCTTTATGGGAAAACGCCTGAAGAACTCTTTGACAAAGTTGAGGAAGCGAAGCGTCAAATTGAGGAGGCGGTATTCCGCAGATCGACGCCCACAGTTGCGGAATACTGTGAAAAATGGCTTCAAATGCAATCGGCCCATATTAGAGTTACCACCTTGACGGATTACACCTCAAAAGTCAAGAACTATATTATAGCGCCATTGGGCAGCCGGTATATGGCTGCCGTGACTGCTGACGACGTGAAACTGGCCCTTGTTCCGGCGTCGAAAAAGTCAAATTCTGTTTATAGATCGGTGCATATGCTCTTTAAGGCCATTTTCAACTCCGCGGTTGAAAGCAACATTATTTACCACTCACCCTGCGAAAAAATCTCTGCCAAGGGCGGAACACCACAGAAGGACCGAAATGCCCTTTCGGACGAGCAAGTCAGTAAGCTGCTTGCCGCAATCAAAGGACTGCCACCGTATGTCTTTGTTATGCTGGGGCTTTATGCAGGGCTGCGCCGTGAGGAAATACTTGGCTTGAAGTGGGATTGTGTATTCCTCGACGCGGAGGCCCCATACCTGTCCGTCCGCAGAGCGTGGCACTCTGAACACAATCGCCCGGTCATCCTGACAGAACTCAAAACCAAGGCCGCCAAAAGGGACATTCCGCTGCCGGATAATCTGGCGGAGTGTTTGCGTGAGGCGAAGAAAACCGCTACCTCGGAATATGTGGTTGCCAACAGTGACGGCGGTCCGTTATCCTATACGCAGTTCAAGCGCGTCTGGCAGTACATCGTCACACGTTCCACGAAAGAGCGCACCTACGTCAGATACATCAACGGCCAGAAAATCGTCCGATCTGTGACGCCTGTATTGGGAGAGAAGGCGGGACACAATGGGAAGGTTGTGTATAGCTTAGATTTCCAAGTGACACCGCATCAGCTCCGTCACACCTACATCACCAATCTGATCTACGCCTCAGTTGACCCCAAAACAGTACAGTACCTCGCTGGCCATGAGAACAGCAAGGTAACCATGGACATCTACGCCAAAGTGAAGTATAATAAGCCCGAACAATTACTGACTGTGGTAAATGACGCATTTGGTCAAACCAATCAGACTGCATCATAA
- a CDS encoding (2Fe-2S)-binding protein, translated as MSTNKTKHYQVELTVNGVPQTFLVTADELLVDTLREQGGYTSVKRGCDNGECGACTVIMNKKAVPSCMVLTVEADGAEITTVEGLAQADILHPIQQAFLDNGAIQCGFCTPGMVLTTKALLDENPHPTDEEIREALQNNICRCTGYVNILKAVKSLI; from the coding sequence ATGAGTACAAATAAAACGAAGCATTATCAGGTGGAGCTGACAGTCAACGGAGTGCCGCAGACCTTTCTGGTAACGGCCGACGAGCTTCTGGTGGATACCCTGCGTGAACAAGGAGGGTACACCAGCGTCAAGCGCGGCTGTGACAACGGCGAGTGCGGGGCCTGTACCGTCATCATGAACAAAAAGGCGGTTCCGTCCTGCATGGTGCTGACCGTAGAGGCGGACGGAGCGGAGATCACCACTGTCGAGGGGCTGGCGCAGGCGGATATACTGCATCCCATCCAGCAGGCGTTTCTGGACAACGGAGCCATCCAGTGCGGCTTCTGTACGCCCGGTATGGTGCTCACCACAAAGGCTCTGCTGGATGAGAACCCGCACCCCACTGACGAGGAGATCCGGGAGGCCCTGCAAAACAATATCTGCCGCTGTACCGGGTATGTCAACATCTTGAAAGCGGTAAAATCTCTTATTTAA
- a CDS encoding aldehyde dehydrogenase: MFDVIGKSTPLIDGKAKVTGTAEFVRDLTVPHMLYGKTLKSPYPHAKILGIDVEEAKKVPGVVDVVTGWDIPGNDRAVGTSGDLAVLTTDKARFIGDEVAAVVAVDEKSADEALKKIKVEYEVLPTYGTMEEAMAGDVPIHEVDEDNLSLHVVTGNVERGLEDADLVVTETYRTQIVEHCPSDTEGVLASFDGTNLTVWANSQVPYWDKMMLGRIFRIPFSKVRVIVPCNGAPGGGRNVFRLLFIAAALSWKVRRPVKMIRNREEEFTCSSIRDAYTFDIRFGVNRDGSLVSMDCFAHIDSGAYIGWSHALGQAQGHLFCSLYKCPNMRYTYQPVFTNNSYGGPMRSFGNSEINFAVESTMDRIAKELNMDPVELRLKNAVEANYETAIGWKIQGCGLKECIVKANEEIRKGFQPSTDPRKIRSIGMACGVHWTGWRVGFNSFIWRTGFGSPEELYAARPDSPYLKLVDGKPQWRDGFWDVPGMDSDRSSCLLIVNEEGSVVLHVSDPDLGQGTYTVMAMIAAEELGISVNDVKVIGADTDSGVFGFGTYASRCTFVAGNAVQDAARKAKEVIAGYAADFLEEDPGLMVFRKGMVSVEGHPEKCMKLADATFRAYSTRNGELLSFKGSYDPGSIVPDKDGKGSISEAYPFLAQAVEIELDKETGEVKVLRAVSVHDSGRIINPIQAEGQVQGALFMGLGATLSEVIQRKDGRCINPNFTNYHLFSLGDLPDIQVNFVDQVEPNGPFGAKGLGEPALVCIPASIGNAIYNAVGVRVKELPITPPRVLGGIYRKELAEQEGK, from the coding sequence ATGTTTGATGTCATTGGAAAATCAACGCCTTTAATCGACGGAAAGGCAAAGGTGACCGGCACCGCTGAATTCGTGCGCGATTTGACGGTTCCTCACATGCTGTACGGTAAGACACTGAAAAGCCCCTATCCCCACGCAAAGATCCTGGGTATCGATGTGGAGGAGGCCAAAAAGGTTCCGGGCGTGGTGGATGTGGTCACCGGCTGGGACATCCCCGGCAATGACCGGGCGGTGGGCACCTCTGGCGACCTGGCCGTGCTGACCACCGATAAAGCAAGGTTCATTGGCGACGAGGTGGCGGCTGTGGTGGCAGTGGACGAGAAATCCGCCGACGAAGCGCTGAAAAAAATAAAGGTGGAATATGAGGTACTGCCCACATATGGCACCATGGAGGAGGCTATGGCCGGGGACGTTCCCATCCATGAGGTGGACGAGGACAACCTTTCACTCCATGTGGTCACCGGCAACGTGGAGCGCGGGCTGGAAGATGCGGATCTGGTGGTCACAGAGACCTACCGTACCCAGATTGTGGAACACTGTCCCTCCGATACCGAGGGTGTGCTGGCCTCTTTTGACGGCACGAACCTGACCGTATGGGCCAACAGCCAGGTGCCCTACTGGGATAAGATGATGCTGGGACGCATCTTCCGCATCCCCTTCAGCAAGGTCCGCGTCATTGTGCCTTGCAACGGCGCTCCCGGCGGCGGCCGCAATGTGTTCCGCCTGCTCTTTATCGCCGCAGCCCTATCCTGGAAGGTGCGCCGCCCGGTCAAGATGATTCGCAACCGGGAGGAGGAATTCACTTGCTCCTCCATCCGGGACGCCTATACCTTTGATATCCGGTTTGGTGTAAACAGGGACGGCTCGCTAGTCTCCATGGACTGTTTTGCACATATCGACTCCGGCGCCTACATCGGCTGGTCCCATGCGCTGGGCCAGGCCCAGGGGCACTTGTTCTGCTCCCTGTATAAGTGCCCCAATATGCGGTATACCTATCAGCCGGTCTTTACCAACAACAGCTATGGCGGCCCCATGCGTAGTTTCGGCAACTCGGAGATCAACTTCGCGGTGGAGTCCACCATGGACCGGATTGCGAAAGAACTCAACATGGACCCGGTGGAGCTGCGGCTAAAAAACGCTGTGGAGGCGAACTATGAGACGGCTATCGGTTGGAAGATCCAGGGCTGCGGCCTGAAGGAGTGCATCGTCAAGGCTAACGAGGAGATTCGCAAGGGATTCCAACCCAGCACGGATCCCCGGAAAATTCGCAGTATCGGCATGGCCTGCGGTGTCCACTGGACCGGCTGGCGGGTGGGATTCAATAGCTTTATTTGGCGCACCGGCTTTGGCTCCCCGGAGGAACTTTACGCCGCCCGTCCCGACTCGCCCTACCTGAAACTGGTGGACGGAAAGCCCCAGTGGAGGGACGGCTTCTGGGACGTGCCGGGTATGGACTCCGACCGCTCCTCCTGCCTACTGATCGTCAACGAGGAGGGATCAGTGGTTCTCCACGTATCCGACCCCGATCTGGGCCAGGGGACCTATACCGTCATGGCCATGATTGCTGCGGAGGAGCTGGGCATTTCCGTGAATGACGTTAAGGTCATTGGCGCGGACACCGACAGCGGGGTGTTTGGCTTTGGAACTTACGCCAGCCGCTGTACCTTCGTGGCCGGTAATGCCGTGCAGGATGCGGCCAGGAAAGCCAAGGAGGTCATTGCGGGCTACGCCGCCGACTTTTTGGAGGAGGACCCGGGGTTAATGGTATTCCGCAAGGGCATGGTGTCTGTGGAGGGCCACCCGGAGAAGTGCATGAAGCTGGCAGACGCCACCTTCCGAGCCTATTCCACCCGTAATGGCGAGCTGCTGTCCTTTAAGGGCTCCTACGATCCAGGTTCTATTGTGCCGGACAAGGACGGCAAGGGCTCAATTTCCGAGGCATACCCATTCCTGGCCCAGGCGGTGGAGATCGAGCTGGACAAGGAGACTGGTGAGGTCAAGGTACTGCGGGCTGTATCGGTGCATGATTCCGGCCGCATTATCAACCCCATTCAGGCGGAGGGTCAGGTCCAGGGCGCGCTGTTCATGGGGCTGGGCGCTACCCTCAGCGAGGTCATCCAGCGCAAGGATGGCCGCTGCATCAACCCCAACTTTACCAATTACCACCTGTTTTCCCTGGGAGATCTGCCCGACATCCAGGTCAACTTCGTAGACCAGGTGGAGCCCAACGGTCCTTTTGGTGCCAAGGGCCTGGGCGAACCCGCGCTGGTGTGTATCCCCGCCTCCATCGGCAACGCCATCTACAATGCCGTGGGCGTCCGGGTGAAAGAACTGCCCATAACGCCTCCCAGGGTGCTTGGAGGCATCTATCGGAAAGAGCTTGCCGAACAGGAGGGAAAGTAA
- the kce_1 gene encoding 3-keto-5-aminohexanoate cleavage enzyme: protein MKKTIITAALTGAVTPAGYHIPETPEQIADDAYDAWKLGAAIVHLHMRAPDGKGTMDKERFRETIKLIRSHRDCDIIINCTSSGASAEHPATDEERFAHHAELPGIEMGSYNAGSLNWQNSSIFMNAPDFLVKLGDLYMKRGIKPEIEVFDSGMITNAKYYVKTGHLPSPSHYQFCLGTKGGMEATVENLVFMKSKLPANATWSAFGVGKGHMPILFAALSLGGNIRVGMEDNVVYGYDEQGNKILANNHMLIQRAVNAVKAYGNEPATPAEAREILGIPQVDLAGVRKAYGID, encoded by the coding sequence ATGAAGAAAACAATTATTACCGCCGCGCTGACGGGCGCGGTAACCCCGGCCGGGTATCATATCCCGGAGACGCCCGAGCAGATCGCCGACGACGCTTACGATGCCTGGAAGCTGGGTGCGGCAATCGTGCATTTACATATGCGCGCGCCTGACGGGAAGGGGACGATGGACAAGGAGCGGTTTCGCGAGACCATCAAGCTCATCCGCTCCCACAGGGACTGCGACATTATCATCAACTGCACCTCCTCCGGCGCGTCTGCGGAGCACCCCGCCACAGACGAGGAACGGTTCGCCCACCACGCGGAGCTGCCGGGTATTGAGATGGGATCCTACAACGCCGGAAGCCTCAACTGGCAGAACAGCAGCATTTTTATGAACGCGCCCGATTTCCTGGTTAAGCTGGGGGATCTGTACATGAAGCGGGGAATCAAGCCGGAGATTGAGGTATTCGACAGCGGGATGATCACCAACGCCAAGTATTACGTTAAGACCGGGCACCTGCCCTCCCCCAGCCACTATCAGTTCTGCCTTGGAACAAAGGGCGGTATGGAGGCCACCGTGGAAAACCTGGTTTTTATGAAAAGCAAGCTCCCCGCCAACGCTACTTGGAGCGCCTTTGGCGTGGGAAAAGGCCATATGCCCATTCTGTTTGCGGCCCTGTCCCTGGGCGGCAATATCCGGGTAGGCATGGAGGACAACGTGGTTTACGGCTACGACGAGCAGGGAAACAAAATTTTGGCGAATAACCATATGCTCATTCAGCGGGCGGTCAACGCGGTCAAGGCGTATGGGAACGAGCCCGCCACACCAGCGGAGGCACGCGAGATACTGGGTATCCCTCAAGTGGATTTAGCCGGGGTCAGAAAAGCCTATGGTATTGATTGA
- a CDS encoding iron ABC transporter, translated as MSGLLRLEHIHVAYGANEIIRDADLRVRKGEFCALLGLNGSGKTTLLHAVCGFIPMSGRVFVDDTDCSHLHEKKRARLISFIPQTSGLKGGRSVLDVVLMGFNAQLSILESPTHAQRNIAEQMLEQLGLGGLRERDFGTLSQGQRQLALLARCLVQDTPVMLMDEPDSALDFLNRHRMLRHVRDSVQSQMRAGLITLHDPNFAMTYCDRIFLLRDGQMQAELAMREATREEIQQKLSLLYGCIDIIPYSGGYLMAGTFS; from the coding sequence ATGAGCGGTTTATTACGTTTAGAACATATCCACGTGGCCTACGGTGCCAATGAAATCATCCGCGATGCAGACCTCCGTGTGCGGAAAGGAGAATTCTGTGCGCTTCTGGGGCTGAATGGCAGCGGAAAGACGACGCTGCTCCACGCCGTCTGCGGCTTTATACCAATGAGTGGGCGGGTCTTTGTGGATGATACAGATTGCTCCCATCTTCACGAAAAGAAACGGGCGCGGCTAATCTCCTTCATTCCGCAGACCTCCGGGCTCAAGGGCGGCCGCAGCGTATTGGATGTAGTACTGATGGGGTTTAACGCCCAGCTCAGCATTTTGGAATCCCCCACCCATGCGCAGCGGAATATTGCGGAGCAGATGCTGGAGCAGCTTGGCCTCGGCGGTCTACGGGAACGGGATTTCGGAACGCTCAGCCAGGGGCAGAGGCAGTTGGCCCTCTTAGCCCGTTGCCTGGTGCAGGATACGCCCGTGATGCTGATGGATGAGCCGGACAGCGCATTGGACTTTTTGAACCGACACCGAATGCTGCGTCATGTACGCGACAGCGTTCAGAGCCAGATGCGGGCGGGGTTGATTACCCTGCATGATCCCAACTTTGCCATGACCTACTGCGACCGTATTTTTCTGTTGCGGGATGGACAGATGCAGGCGGAGTTGGCAATGAGGGAGGCGACGCGGGAAGAAATCCAGCAGAAGCTGTCTCTCCTCTATGGCTGCATTGACATTATCCCCTATTCCGGCGGCTACTTGATGGCCGGAACTTTTTCGTAA
- a CDS encoding iron ABC transporter permease — MNKLASFKRRNKAWPLFFAFSLLSAAALAVSLCVGKYTISLAEIGALLSGEAVPDMSRRVFFTLRLPRTLMALLSGAALGLAGSVYQLIFKNPLASPDIIGVAGGANLGAAAAIVLASSSGTLPIAVGAFWGGLAAVLCVMLLTRATGSHATSVYVLSGIVINALSKSLIMALKYFADPENELAAMEYWEMGSFGNVTLSKLLAVFPLFLLGFVGLLLLRRQIELMALGDDECRSLGVRLRPLRGAVLLLSTLLVSAVVCITGLISFAGLIAPHTARLMLKRSDSTTMGMSAVIGGFVVLCADILARTLYSAELPISILTTIIGVPILICFMSRRRGGGGG, encoded by the coding sequence GTGAACAAATTGGCTTCCTTTAAGCGGCGGAATAAGGCGTGGCCCCTATTTTTCGCTTTCTCCCTGCTTTCGGCAGCCGCTCTCGCCGTATCCCTCTGTGTGGGCAAATACACAATCTCACTGGCGGAAATTGGCGCACTGCTGTCTGGCGAGGCAGTTCCCGACATGAGCCGGCGGGTATTTTTTACCTTGAGACTGCCCCGGACTCTGATGGCCCTCCTCTCCGGCGCGGCGTTGGGGCTGGCGGGGAGCGTTTACCAGCTCATATTTAAAAACCCGCTGGCCTCACCGGACATCATTGGCGTGGCGGGCGGGGCCAACCTGGGAGCGGCGGCGGCCATCGTGCTGGCGTCCTCCTCTGGGACGCTGCCCATCGCGGTGGGCGCGTTCTGGGGTGGGCTGGCTGCGGTGCTGTGCGTGATGCTTCTGACCCGGGCGACCGGTTCCCACGCCACCTCGGTCTATGTTCTCTCTGGCATCGTAATCAATGCGCTGTCCAAGTCGCTGATCATGGCGTTGAAATACTTTGCCGACCCGGAAAATGAACTGGCCGCTATGGAATATTGGGAAATGGGGAGCTTTGGAAACGTAACGCTGTCAAAGCTGCTGGCGGTGTTCCCCCTGTTTCTGCTGGGATTTGTCGGCCTGTTGCTCCTGCGCCGTCAAATTGAACTGATGGCGCTGGGAGACGACGAGTGCCGCTCCCTCGGAGTGCGGCTACGTCCTTTGCGCGGGGCTGTGCTTCTGCTTAGTACACTTCTGGTCTCCGCCGTCGTCTGCATCACGGGCCTTATTTCCTTTGCCGGGCTGATTGCGCCGCATACGGCGCGTCTGATGCTGAAACGCAGCGATTCCACTACCATGGGTATGAGCGCGGTTATTGGCGGTTTCGTGGTGCTGTGCGCCGATATTCTTGCGCGGACACTTTACTCCGCCGAGCTTCCCATCTCAATTCTGACAACGATAATCGGCGTACCTATTCTAATTTGCTTTATGTCGCGCCGCAGAGGAGGTGGAGGCGGATGA
- a CDS encoding AraC family transcriptional regulator, with the protein MKAVPELTTYELPIDESLRSTLPYGTDGFPFACYRDKLQDYREQLIGWHWHREFEFTYISSGTVEFRAGTVHSSLSAGDCLFINSNTIHSFSNQEQAELMHLIFSPEFIAPKDSLIFQKYVQPFLSADCDFITLNQACAPDEPICQRIAQIFLEMQKPDAAKELDISIQLQLLWKDLWVYAGTTLHPSEKPGKKAAQSRLRSMLDYIQAHYAERLSLEDIAHSANISKSEALRCFKTGLQITPVNYLNDYRLNRAAGLMMSTSKTVETVALDVGFQSDGYFCYAFRKKFGCSPSVYRKQNMLR; encoded by the coding sequence ATGAAAGCGGTGCCTGAATTGACTACTTATGAACTGCCCATAGACGAATCGTTGCGCTCCACTTTGCCCTATGGTACGGATGGCTTTCCCTTTGCCTGCTATCGGGATAAATTACAGGATTACAGGGAGCAGTTGATAGGATGGCATTGGCATCGAGAGTTTGAGTTTACCTATATCTCCTCTGGCACCGTTGAATTCCGTGCCGGTACGGTACATTCCTCCCTTTCTGCCGGGGACTGTCTGTTTATCAACAGCAACACCATCCACAGCTTCTCCAACCAGGAGCAGGCAGAGTTGATGCACCTGATTTTCTCTCCAGAGTTCATTGCTCCAAAGGACTCGTTAATTTTTCAGAAATATGTGCAGCCCTTTCTGTCCGCAGATTGTGATTTCATCACGCTGAATCAGGCGTGCGCGCCGGACGAACCCATATGCCAGCGAATCGCTCAAATCTTCCTGGAAATGCAAAAACCGGATGCCGCAAAAGAACTTGATATTTCTATCCAACTCCAGCTATTATGGAAAGACCTTTGGGTTTATGCTGGCACAACCCTTCACCCCAGCGAAAAGCCCGGGAAAAAGGCCGCTCAGTCCCGCCTGCGGAGCATGTTGGATTATATTCAGGCGCATTACGCGGAGCGTCTCTCTCTGGAAGACATCGCTCATTCCGCCAACATCAGCAAAAGCGAGGCGCTGCGCTGCTTTAAAACCGGCCTACAGATTACGCCCGTCAACTATCTCAACGATTACCGTCTGAATCGGGCGGCCGGACTAATGATGTCGACCTCCAAGACTGTGGAAACGGTGGCATTGGATGTTGGCTTTCAGTCTGATGGCTATTTTTGTTACGCCTTTCGGAAAAAGTTCGGTTGCTCTCCGTCGGTATACCGCAAGCAGAACATGTTGCGATAG
- a CDS encoding DNA mismatch repair protein MutT has product MTSEIDAMNIIKVGIGVIIIKDDNILLGHRVAKGKDTGGIFEPDTWCLPGGKQEFNETIFEGAKREVKEETALNIWNLQVFSAVDDIQPNKHFVTIQVIAKDHDGELKIMEPDKQDEWKWFSLNDLPKNIYSPSDKFIRAYLKSKR; this is encoded by the coding sequence ATGACATCTGAAATCGACGCAATGAATATTATTAAGGTGGGTATTGGCGTAATTATTATTAAAGATGACAACATTTTGTTGGGGCATCGTGTTGCCAAAGGGAAAGATACTGGCGGAATATTCGAACCCGATACTTGGTGTTTACCTGGTGGGAAGCAAGAATTTAATGAAACAATATTTGAGGGAGCAAAAAGAGAAGTGAAAGAGGAGACAGCACTAAATATTTGGAATCTCCAAGTATTTAGTGCTGTTGACGATATTCAGCCTAATAAGCATTTTGTCACCATTCAAGTTATTGCTAAAGACCATGATGGAGAACTCAAAATAATGGAACCCGATAAACAAGATGAATGGAAATGGTTTAGTCTAAATGACTTACCTAAGAACATCTACTCTCCATCGGATAAATTTATTAGAGCATATCTCAAGAGCAAACGATGA
- the rpsI gene encoding 30S ribosomal protein S9, with protein sequence MYKSKKPYLYGTGRRKSSVARVHLFPNGTGSITINGRDIDDYFGLDTLKLIVRQPLVTTDTVGKVDIVATVTGGGVTGQAGAIRHGISRALLEVNPEFRAGLKAAGFLTRDPRMKERKKYGLKAARRAPQFSKR encoded by the coding sequence ATGTATAAGAGCAAGAAGCCTTATCTGTACGGTACCGGCCGCCGCAAGTCCTCCGTGGCCCGCGTGCATCTGTTCCCCAACGGCACCGGCTCCATCACCATCAATGGCCGCGACATCGACGATTACTTCGGCCTTGACACCCTGAAGCTGATTGTCCGCCAGCCCCTGGTCACCACCGACACCGTCGGCAAGGTGGACATCGTGGCCACCGTCACCGGCGGCGGCGTGACCGGCCAGGCCGGCGCCATCCGCCACGGCATCAGCCGCGCCCTGCTGGAGGTCAACCCCGAGTTCCGCGCCGGCCTGAAGGCCGCCGGGTTCCTGACCCGCGATCCTCGTATGAAGGAGCGTAAGAAGTACGGTCTCAAAGCAGCCCGTCGCGCACCTCAGTTCTCCAAGCGTTAA
- a CDS encoding 50S ribosomal protein L13 codes for MSTFMANKGNIVRKWYILDAAGKPLGKTAAVAANLLRGKVKPEYTPHADCGDFVVIVNAEKAVLTGKKLEQKFYRTHSGYPGGLKETKYRLLMQDKPELAMKLAIRGMMPRNILTKDSLTRLHIYRGAEHPHTAQKPEPWAAN; via the coding sequence ATGTCCACTTTTATGGCCAACAAGGGCAACATCGTCCGCAAGTGGTATATCCTCGACGCGGCCGGCAAGCCCCTGGGCAAGACTGCCGCCGTCGCCGCCAACCTGCTGCGCGGTAAGGTTAAGCCCGAGTACACCCCCCACGCCGACTGCGGCGACTTTGTGGTGATCGTCAACGCCGAGAAGGCCGTCCTCACCGGCAAGAAGCTGGAGCAGAAGTTCTACCGCACCCACTCCGGCTATCCCGGCGGCCTGAAGGAGACCAAGTACCGCCTGCTGATGCAGGACAAGCCCGAGCTGGCCATGAAGCTGGCCATCCGCGGCATGATGCCCCGCAACATCCTGACCAAGGACAGCCTGACCCGCCTGCATATCTACCGCGGCGCGGAGCACCCCCATACTGCCCAGAAGCCCGAGCCCTGGGCCGCCAACTAA
- a CDS encoding tRNA 2-thiocytidine(32) synthetase TtcA, giving the protein MNKVLSYVRRCVEDYDMIKPGDRIAVGVSGGKDSLTLLAALARLREFYPVPFTVEAFTLDMGRVDGGEGMDFAPVAALCERLDVPYTLLPSEIHHIIFDLRKEKNPCSMCAKMRRGALHNAMAERGIRKIALGHHFDDAVETFFLSLFYEGRLSCFQPVTYLDRTDIVQIRPLLYCGEGLIRNTAQREGLPVVHNPCPADGYTKRQEVKELIKTLDKQYPGLKSRVFGAMQRLPLPEWGPVEHRRMPPLGEEE; this is encoded by the coding sequence TTGAATAAGGTACTCAGCTACGTCCGCCGCTGTGTGGAGGACTACGATATGATAAAGCCCGGCGACCGGATCGCCGTGGGGGTCTCGGGGGGCAAGGACTCTCTGACCCTGCTGGCCGCCCTGGCCCGGCTGCGGGAATTCTACCCCGTCCCCTTCACCGTGGAGGCCTTCACCCTGGACATGGGGCGCGTGGACGGGGGGGAGGGGATGGACTTCGCCCCGGTGGCCGCGCTGTGTGAGCGGCTGGACGTGCCCTACACCCTGCTGCCCTCGGAGATCCACCACATCATCTTCGACCTGCGTAAGGAGAAGAACCCCTGCTCCATGTGCGCCAAGATGCGCCGTGGGGCGCTGCACAACGCCATGGCGGAGCGGGGCATCCGCAAAATCGCCCTGGGCCACCACTTCGACGACGCGGTGGAGACCTTTTTCCTCTCCCTCTTCTACGAGGGGCGGCTGAGCTGCTTCCAGCCCGTGACCTACCTGGACCGCACCGACATCGTGCAGATCCGCCCCCTGCTCTACTGCGGGGAGGGCCTTATCCGCAACACGGCGCAGCGGGAGGGCCTGCCGGTGGTCCACAACCCCTGCCCCGCGGACGGCTATACCAAGCGGCAGGAGGTCAAGGAGTTGATTAAAACCCTGGACAAACAGTACCCCGGCCTGAAAAGCCGGGTATTCGGCGCCATGCAGCGCCTGCCCCTGCCCGAGTGGGGGCCTGTGGAGCACAGGCGGATGCCGCCGCTGGGGGAGGAGGAGTAG